The following coding sequences are from one Arthrobacter sp. PvP023 window:
- a CDS encoding Nramp family divalent metal transporter, whose product MSEPNNTITSPHTHRGRTVTRDDHPGPAAPAKRRTFLGYLALMGPAFVVGAWQFGPGNLTTAVQAGSRFDYSLVWVIAVSTVLMIFFTDMSVRLGITAPGSLITAIKQHLGKWVGVLAGLGVFGITLMFSVGNAVGSGLGLSLVFGGSPVLWSVVCTAAVAFVLAFRNVYGVVEKALLVIVVLMGIAFIASTIVAQPDWYRSMEGMVPSLPAGSEILIVALVGTNFSINAAFYTSYGIKENGRTRADYRDITLVDTIPGIVAPGIMTALVIMVAAAVLGKTGAEAGTINALASVFAPLAGPVGSMLFALGLSGAAFSSMIANATAGGTMLSDGLGRGAQAGSPTARIFTGVILAFGLVITLSFQSSPVGLIVIAQSLTVLIAPLLGALIVIMANKKAVMGDLRNKWWQNLFGAIGLIAIIASSIRLITTLIG is encoded by the coding sequence ATGAGCGAGCCGAACAACACCATTACCTCCCCGCACACTCATCGAGGACGAACCGTCACCCGCGACGACCACCCGGGTCCGGCCGCACCTGCCAAACGCCGGACTTTCCTGGGCTACCTCGCCCTCATGGGCCCCGCTTTCGTCGTTGGCGCCTGGCAATTCGGGCCCGGGAACCTCACCACCGCCGTGCAGGCCGGCAGCCGGTTCGACTACAGCCTGGTCTGGGTCATTGCCGTCTCGACAGTCCTGATGATCTTCTTCACCGACATGAGCGTCCGGCTCGGCATTACCGCTCCCGGTTCCCTGATCACCGCCATCAAGCAGCACCTCGGAAAATGGGTCGGCGTGCTGGCCGGCCTCGGCGTCTTTGGAATCACATTGATGTTCTCGGTCGGAAATGCCGTCGGATCAGGCTTGGGCCTTTCGCTCGTGTTTGGCGGTTCCCCCGTTCTCTGGTCGGTGGTCTGCACGGCAGCGGTCGCCTTCGTCCTGGCGTTCCGCAACGTCTACGGAGTCGTGGAAAAAGCGCTGCTCGTCATCGTCGTCCTGATGGGCATAGCGTTCATAGCCAGCACCATCGTCGCGCAGCCCGACTGGTACCGGTCCATGGAGGGCATGGTTCCGAGCCTTCCGGCAGGGAGCGAAATTCTCATCGTGGCACTGGTCGGCACCAACTTCTCCATCAACGCGGCCTTCTACACCTCATACGGCATCAAGGAAAACGGCCGCACCCGCGCCGATTACCGCGACATCACCCTTGTTGACACGATCCCGGGCATCGTTGCCCCCGGCATCATGACGGCCCTGGTCATCATGGTGGCCGCCGCAGTGCTCGGCAAGACGGGCGCCGAAGCCGGCACCATCAACGCCCTGGCCTCCGTCTTCGCACCACTGGCGGGGCCGGTCGGGTCCATGCTCTTCGCGCTTGGCCTCTCCGGTGCGGCGTTCTCATCCATGATCGCCAATGCCACCGCCGGCGGCACGATGCTCTCGGACGGCCTCGGCCGCGGCGCCCAGGCCGGATCCCCGACGGCGCGCATTTTCACCGGTGTCATCCTGGCTTTCGGCCTGGTCATCACGCTTTCCTTCCAGTCCTCGCCCGTGGGGCTCATCGTGATAGCCCAGTCCCTGACCGTCCTCATCGCGCCGCTGCTCGGCGCACTCATCGTCATCATGGCCAACAAGAAGGCCGTCATGGGGGACCTGCGCAACAAGTGGTGGCAAAACCTGTTCGGCGCCATCGGCCTCATCGCCATCATCGCTTCGTCGATCCGGCTCATCACCACCCTGATCGGCTAG
- a CDS encoding PAS and ANTAR domain-containing protein, producing MEWSDELYAIHGYRRGEVVPTQKLLLSHKHPEDLAGIQEISREVYTHGGHVAIYHRVIDAASRERKVLTAGEAVLDEAGKVSTISGVMLDLTSTIHRETEVAAREAVRGALGTRSTITKAEGILMGRLGIGSAEAFKLLTAYSNKRNIKLAGIACGLVALADNPADAGALGRFIQELVQANHRPPDPPPRRRPRPRPHC from the coding sequence ATGGAGTGGTCGGATGAGCTCTACGCAATCCACGGCTATCGTCGCGGGGAAGTCGTCCCCACCCAGAAGCTGTTGCTGTCGCACAAACACCCTGAAGACCTGGCAGGGATCCAGGAGATCAGCCGTGAGGTCTACACACACGGCGGGCATGTCGCCATTTATCACCGAGTGATCGATGCCGCGTCGCGCGAGCGTAAGGTGCTGACGGCGGGGGAGGCGGTGCTGGATGAAGCCGGGAAGGTGTCCACTATTTCGGGAGTCATGCTTGACCTGACGTCGACGATCCATCGGGAAACGGAAGTGGCCGCGCGTGAGGCCGTCCGCGGCGCGCTGGGTACGCGGAGCACCATCACGAAGGCCGAGGGCATCCTCATGGGGCGGCTGGGCATCGGATCCGCCGAGGCCTTCAAGTTGCTGACCGCCTACAGCAACAAGAGGAACATCAAGCTTGCCGGCATCGCGTGCGGCCTCGTGGCCCTCGCCGACAACCCGGCAGACGCGGGCGCGCTGGGGCGCTTCATCCAGGAGTTGGTCCAGGCCAACCACCGGCCCCCGGACCCCCCGCCCCGCCGGCGACCGCGCCCCCGCCCGCACTGCTGA
- a CDS encoding multidrug effflux MFS transporter, with amino-acid sequence MTATGTPEHATAPGPAPAPIQAVGRPLAVVLGLLTIFGPISMDLYLPVLPALTAELNSTTSVAQLTISACLLGLAIGQVVAGPLSDRFGRRPPLLIGVIAYTLTSVLCALSPTVETLIAARFVQGIAGAVGIVIAQAAGRDVYSGGKLIRYYGRLTVLGGLAAIIGPVIGGQLAAVTDWRGVFLFLAAVGVAILVACLMIFRETLPEGARTTGGLSHTFNDFRRLLADPMFVGAVLITGFTYSAIFAYLSGATYILQGMYGLSPQGYSFAFGLNSLGFVIFGFIAGRLAEHWSERGTLAAGLAMTLAGALGLLATAFLHLPLIAIILSLFTMVSGVAVTSPPATSLALKGYPDIAGTASSLLGLARFAFGGLAAPLVGIGGASDPVPFGIVAAAAAAAAALCLGLVHRRRNPVGGGQAS; translated from the coding sequence ATGACTGCCACCGGCACCCCTGAGCACGCCACCGCACCCGGGCCTGCTCCCGCGCCAATACAAGCCGTCGGCCGGCCGCTGGCGGTGGTCCTCGGCCTGCTGACAATCTTCGGTCCGATCTCCATGGACCTCTACCTTCCCGTCCTTCCAGCCCTCACCGCCGAGCTCAACAGCACAACGTCCGTGGCGCAGCTGACCATCTCGGCCTGCCTGCTTGGCCTGGCCATCGGCCAAGTGGTTGCCGGCCCGCTCTCGGACCGTTTCGGCCGCCGGCCGCCGCTGCTCATCGGCGTGATCGCCTACACCCTCACATCGGTCCTGTGCGCACTCAGCCCCACCGTCGAAACCCTCATCGCGGCCAGGTTCGTCCAGGGCATCGCCGGCGCCGTGGGCATCGTCATCGCCCAGGCGGCCGGCCGGGACGTGTACTCGGGCGGGAAACTGATCCGGTACTACGGCCGCCTCACCGTTCTGGGCGGACTGGCCGCCATCATCGGCCCCGTGATCGGCGGCCAGCTTGCAGCAGTCACGGACTGGCGCGGAGTCTTCCTGTTCCTCGCGGCAGTGGGCGTGGCCATCCTCGTGGCGTGCCTGATGATCTTCCGCGAGACGCTGCCGGAAGGCGCGCGCACCACGGGAGGCCTCTCCCACACGTTCAACGACTTCCGCCGACTCCTGGCCGACCCGATGTTCGTGGGAGCGGTCCTGATCACCGGCTTCACCTACTCCGCGATCTTCGCCTACCTCAGCGGGGCAACCTACATCCTGCAAGGCATGTACGGCCTCTCCCCGCAGGGCTACTCGTTCGCGTTCGGGCTCAATTCCCTGGGCTTCGTGATCTTCGGGTTTATCGCCGGCCGCCTGGCCGAGCACTGGTCCGAGCGGGGAACCCTTGCCGCGGGCCTGGCCATGACCCTCGCCGGGGCGTTGGGCCTGCTGGCGACCGCGTTCCTGCACCTGCCCTTGATCGCCATCATCCTGTCCCTGTTCACCATGGTCAGCGGCGTGGCCGTCACCAGCCCGCCGGCCACCTCGCTCGCGCTCAAGGGGTACCCGGACATCGCCGGTACGGCCTCGTCGCTCCTGGGCCTGGCGCGGTTCGCATTCGGCGGCCTGGCCGCTCCCCTGGTGGGCATCGGGGGCGCCAGCGATCCGGTGCCGTTCGGTATCGTCGCGGCCGCTGCCGCAGCGGCGGCCGCGCTCTGCCTGGGACTGGTCCACCGCCGTCGAAACCCTGTTGGTGGAGGTCAGGCTTCGTGA